A part of Bacteroidia bacterium genomic DNA contains:
- a CDS encoding YceI family protein produces the protein MKTYSISLTFAMSSIVLSIIFLQCSPSATTNPQKDTETTISEPVSKPIDQPTSIDQPESSDQPQTVDPPRPVAEPKSAEQPKPVAQSQPVEKPKPVTPSKPADQPKTAAEPTPAEQPKSVTEPKPVEPPKPVEQPKPIDKPVVIAEPVSAMPVGFTLKLLSATVKGTSTLHEWESQITEIEGKGVFQKNEKSVTTIQNAEIKIPVKGLKSKEGKKMDDKTYETFQSDANPFITYSFSNAVVKISDSHIVTVEASGNLSMAGMSKPVSLSAKGKELENGDLRLSVSKKIKMTDYNMEPPVMFLGSIKVGDEVTVSFDFELKKVQK, from the coding sequence ATGAAAACATATTCCATTTCTCTGACCTTTGCTATGTCAAGCATTGTATTATCGATTATATTTTTGCAATGCAGTCCCTCAGCGACAACCAACCCGCAAAAGGATACTGAAACGACAATCAGTGAACCGGTATCCAAACCTATAGATCAACCTACCTCTATTGACCAACCGGAATCTTCCGATCAGCCCCAAACCGTTGACCCGCCCAGGCCTGTGGCAGAACCCAAATCTGCGGAGCAGCCAAAGCCTGTTGCCCAATCCCAACCGGTTGAAAAACCCAAGCCTGTCACCCCGTCAAAGCCTGCCGATCAACCTAAAACTGCTGCCGAACCCACGCCTGCGGAGCAGCCCAAAAGTGTTACAGAACCCAAACCTGTCGAGCCACCCAAACCTGTGGAACAGCCCAAACCCATTGATAAGCCCGTAGTTATTGCAGAACCCGTTTCTGCGATGCCTGTAGGATTCACCTTAAAATTGTTGAGTGCAACAGTCAAAGGCACTTCTACCTTGCATGAATGGGAATCGCAGATCACTGAGATAGAGGGAAAAGGCGTTTTCCAGAAAAATGAAAAATCCGTTACTACCATTCAGAATGCAGAAATTAAAATTCCTGTCAAAGGGCTGAAAAGCAAAGAGGGAAAAAAGATGGACGATAAAACTTATGAAACATTTCAATCAGACGCGAATCCTTTCATTACTTACTCCTTTAGCAATGCTGTGGTAAAAATAAGCGACTCCCATATCGTTACCGTTGAAGCGAGCGGTAATCTCAGCATGGCAGGTATGAGCAAGCCTGTGTCTCTTTCTGCAAAAGGAAAAGAGTTGGAAAATGGTGATTTACGACTGTCTGTTTCCAAAAAGATAAAGATGACGGACTATAATATGGAGCCACCCGTCATGTTTCTTGGAAGCATCAAAGTAGGAGACGAGGTAA